The Inediibacterium massiliense genome includes the window CCTATTATTGTAGTTGGTGCTATGCGAAATAGCTCTGAACTAGGATATGATGGTTCCAGCAATCTCTCTGCTGCTATATGTACTGCCATATCTGATCAATCCAAAAACAAAGGTGTCTTAATTGTAATGAACAATGAATTAAATGCTGCTAGTGAAGTAACCAAAACTCATACACTTGCCCTTGATACTTTTAAATCTTTAGAATTTGGTCCTTTAGGAATTGTAGACAATGATGAAGTTATTTTTTATAGAGATATTACCAAACACATTCATATTGAAACAGAAACTATAGAAGAAAAAGTAGATCTTATTAAAGCTGTTGCTGGAATGGATTCTCGATTGATTAAATTCTGTGTAGATTCAGGTAGTAAAGGAATTGTACTAGAAGCTATGGGAAGAGGAAATGTTCCCCCTATGATGGTAGAAGGAATTGAATATGCTATCTCTCATGGTGTGATCATAGTGATGGTTTCTAGATGTCCTATGGGTAGGGTTTTAGATACATATGGATATGAAGGAGCTGGAAGATCGTTAAGAAATCTTGGGGTAATTTTAGGAGGAAATCTCCCAGGTCAAAAAGCAAGGATTAAATTAATGCTTGCTTTAAGTGCTACCAATGATTTACAAGAAATTAAAACCATATTTGAAAAAAGTTTTTATCAATAAAAATTCGCATATGCAAAAGCATATGCGAATTTTTTATGCCAATACTTCCACAATTTCATATTCTAATGATTTATTTAAATCAATAAATTTATTATTTATTTTAACCAAGGGTCTTGTAGGCATTTGTTTATTTACTAATACAATCTCACCAATTTCTCCTGTATTGAGTTGTACAATATTTCCTACATAAAATTTAGAAATTTGAAAGAGAAATTGATTAGATATATATGGATCTAACACTCCAAATCTATTTTTTGCAATCAGTTCTGCTACTTTAAAAGGGGATTGTTTTTGTTTATATACTCTTTGGGCTGTCATAGCATCAAATATATCTGCAATAGCAATAACCTTAGCAAATTCATGAATTTTATTTGCTTTGATCTTTAATGGATACCCACTTCCATCCATTCTTTCATGATGTTGCAAGACTCCACAACATATATCAAAATTCCATCTTTCCTGTGCCAAAATTTCATACCCTAAAGTAGGATGAGCTTGAATAATTTGAAACTCTTCTTCTGATAATTTATCTGGTTTATTGATAATACGAGAATCTATCCTACATTTTCCAATATCATGAAGAATTGCTGCAATGGATAATTGATCTAGATCATTTTGAGTATAATTTAACCATTTTCCAATCATAGTAGCCAAAATGCATACATTAATAGAATGTTTATAAGTATAATCATCTACTACTTTTAATCTTCTTAATCTAGACAATATATTATTATCCTCTACCACTTCCTCAATAAGGGGTAATGTAGCATTTTTTATCATTTCCACCTCTATTTTTTTACCTAATCCTACCTCTTCATAAACTTTTTTAAAATCTGAAAGACTCTTCATATAAGGCTGTCTCAATTTTATATCCGGTATAATTTTTAATCTTTTAGATAATTCTTCATCTATATTTTCTTCCTTTTCTTTTACACATATATAATAAATATTCATCTTTTGTATTTTTTCAATATGTTCTTCTGTAAGAATTGTATCTCTCGTCAAAAAAATCAAATCATATTTTCCTATAATATCTTGAGCTAGCATCATTCCTGGCTTTATGTCATGTATATCTATAAATTTCATCCGATTCCCCTCTTTCAGAAAATATATAAAAATACATTTGTTAATTTCTACATATTTCCTCATTTTCCTTCAACAGTTTATGATTTTATTACTTTTCTCCCACAATTTTTACAATAATGTTCATCTTCTTCAAACGCAATTCCACAGTAGCTACAATATTCCAGTCCCATTAATGCATTTAACTTTCTTTTTATATTGTTTCTTTCTCTTTCTATTTGTTGAATTTGTCGGCATTTTACTTGAATATCTGTAATCGGCATATCATTTTTTTTACTAAAAAAATATTCATAAATGATATCACCAATAGAAACCTTTATGGCTTGTATTTGTTTGTCTATATTTTTTAGTTCTAACTTTAATTCTGCTATTTCAATTACCTCATCTGTCTTTTGAGATAAAATTTTTGTTCCCGATGTAACTTTATCTGCTAATTTATCTAAAAAATCCATTTGATCACCTCACTCCTATTATTAATATATGTCTTTTCTATGTAAAAAGCTTATTTGCCTTTTAAAAGTAATATCATTTATAATATAGAAATATAAGCTATTTTAAATTACATGATTTTATTCAAAAGGAGATGTATCTATTGGAAATTTTAGAATATAAAATACAAGAGTCCATTCATTTGCCTAAAAACTTTTTATTGTCATATGAAGATATTAATTTTGCTTTATTCGATATTGAAACTACAGGACTTAGTTCTCTTCATAATCAAGTCATACTTATTGGACTTTTGTATATACAAAATGGTCAAATCACTATGAAACAATTTTTTTGTGAAAATAGAAAAGAAGAAATAGAGATTTTACAAGCTTTTGAAAAAGAAATAAAAAAGTTTCAGCTATTCATTAGCTATAATGGCGACACTTTTGATATTCCATTTTTAAATAAAAGATTTCAATTTCATAAAATAACTTATTGTATACAGAAACATAAAAGTTTAGATTTATTAAAATGGGTAAAAAAAACAAAGGATTTATTTCAGTTTAATAATTGTAAACTAAAATCATTAGAAGAGCATTTAGGAATTTATAGAAATGATAAAATATCTGGAAAAGAAAGTGTTTCTCTTTATGAAGAATATGAAAAAAATCAAGCTGAACAGTTAAAAAAATTAATTCTTTTACATAATTATGATGATTTATATTATTTTTCAAAGGCTTTATGTATTTTAGATCAAGCCCCTATAGATTATACATTAGAATGTTTTCCTCATATTTTTCATATATCTGACAAAAACATAGGATATATTTTTCATCCATCTATAAAAAATGGATATTTCCAATTGGATGGATTTTATTCAGATATAAAAATAAAAAAAGACTACATTATCTATGACAATGCTTTTCATTTAGAATATACGAAAAAATCATCTTCTTTTATTTTAAAAATTCCTCTGTACAAAGGAATACTCTCTACAGGAGCCAAATGTCTATATATAGATACATTGGATTTTCCTTTTTCCTATTCTGTAGACAATACACCATCAGTTATTTCTTCTAATATTGTCATATTTAAGGAAGGTTCTATTATGAAGTTTACAGAAATTCATAGATTCATTATAGATCTACTTAGATATATTTTTACGGTTCACGAATAAGCAAAGTTATGAAAAATTCGCATATTCCTCTCGGAATTGCTCATGTCGCCAACGAAATTCTTTCATTTCATTCAGAATTTCCGTTTAGAATAAAAAACCGTCACTTGATTTTCAATATAGAAAAAACACATCTATCATATAGATGTGTTTTTTTGGTGCCCAGAGGCGGAATCGAACCACCGACACGGGGATTTTCAGTCCCCTGCTCTACCGACTGAGCTATCTGGGCAAGAATGGTGGGCCTTCAGGGATTCGAACCCCGGACCTGCCGGTTATGAGCCGGACGCTCTAACCAACTGAGCTAAAGGCCCCTATATGGTGGGCTTGGGAGGACTCGAACCTCCGACCTCACGCTTATCAGGCGTGCGCTCTAACCACCTGAGCTACAAGCCCATATGGTCGGGGTGGCAGGATTTGAACCCGCGGCCCTCTGGTCCCAAACCAGATGCGCTACCAAACTGCGCTACACCCCGATATATGGCAGGGGCAGAAGGACTTGAACCCTCGGCACGTGGTTTTGGAGACCACTGCTCTACCAACTGAGCTATACCCCTAAATAAAAATGGTGGGCCTTCAGGGATTCGAACCCCGGACCTGCCGGTTATGAGCCGGACGCTCTAACCAACTGAGCTAAAGGCCCCTACATGGCGGAGAAGGCGGGATTCGAACCCGCGCACCAGTTGCCCGGCCTAACGGTTTAGCAAACCGTCCTCTTCAGCCTCTTGAGTACTTCTCCATGCTGGCGGAGAGGGTGGGATTCGAACCCACGGTCCCTTTCGGAATCACTGGTTTTCAAGACCAGCTCCTTAAACCACTCGGACACCTCTCCAGGATTTGGTGACCCATCCGCGGCTCGAACGCGGGACACCTTGATTAAAAGTCAAGTGCTCTACCTACTGAGCTAATGGGTCATATGGCTGGGGTAGCAGGACTCGAACCTACGGATGCCAGAGTCAAAGTCTGGTGCCTTACCGACTTGGCTATACCCCATTATATGGCGGGTCCACAGGGATTCGAACCCCGGACACACGGCTTAGAAGGCCGTTGCTCTATCCAACTGAGCTATGAACCCATATTTGGAGCGGATGATGGGAATCGAACCCACGCTACCAGCTTGGAAGGCTGGAGTTCTACCATTGAACTACAT containing:
- a CDS encoding ribonuclease H-like domain-containing protein translates to MEILEYKIQESIHLPKNFLLSYEDINFALFDIETTGLSSLHNQVILIGLLYIQNGQITMKQFFCENRKEEIEILQAFEKEIKKFQLFISYNGDTFDIPFLNKRFQFHKITYCIQKHKSLDLLKWVKKTKDLFQFNNCKLKSLEEHLGIYRNDKISGKESVSLYEEYEKNQAEQLKKLILLHNYDDLYYFSKALCILDQAPIDYTLECFPHIFHISDKNIGYIFHPSIKNGYFQLDGFYSDIKIKKDYIIYDNAFHLEYTKKSSSFILKIPLYKGILSTGAKCLYIDTLDFPFSYSVDNTPSVISSNIVIFKEGSIMKFTEIHRFIIDLLRYIFTVHE
- a CDS encoding HD-GYP domain-containing protein, which encodes MKFIDIHDIKPGMMLAQDIIGKYDLIFLTRDTILTEEHIEKIQKMNIYYICVKEKEENIDEELSKRLKIIPDIKLRQPYMKSLSDFKKVYEEVGLGKKIEVEMIKNATLPLIEEVVEDNNILSRLRRLKVVDDYTYKHSINVCILATMIGKWLNYTQNDLDQLSIAAILHDIGKCRIDSRIINKPDKLSEEEFQIIQAHPTLGYEILAQERWNFDICCGVLQHHERMDGSGYPLKIKANKIHEFAKVIAIADIFDAMTAQRVYKQKQSPFKVAELIAKNRFGVLDPYISNQFLFQISKFYVGNIVQLNTGEIGEIVLVNKQMPTRPLVKINNKFIDLNKSLEYEIVEVLA
- a CDS encoding asparaginase; the encoded protein is MKNIHKVAVIFTGGTISMKIDPRISAAIPALSSEEIMSMVTNIDKYADIEIVNFARIPGPHMTPQKMMELSKLVKKLTIRDDITGIVITHGTDSLEETAYLLDLTINSQKPIIVVGAMRNSSELGYDGSSNLSAAICTAISDQSKNKGVLIVMNNELNAASEVTKTHTLALDTFKSLEFGPLGIVDNDEVIFYRDITKHIHIETETIEEKVDLIKAVAGMDSRLIKFCVDSGSKGIVLEAMGRGNVPPMMVEGIEYAISHGVIIVMVSRCPMGRVLDTYGYEGAGRSLRNLGVILGGNLPGQKARIKLMLALSATNDLQEIKTIFEKSFYQ